The Etheostoma cragini isolate CJK2018 unplaced genomic scaffold, CSU_Ecrag_1.0 ScbMSFa_328, whole genome shotgun sequence nucleotide sequence tctatacacgctaaaagtagtgattatttacatggagtctggtggagatatgctgctctatacacactaaaagtagtctTCGTCTCTGGAGACATCCCTAAATATAACAATGATGTCCTCCGTCTCTTTGTCCCTGCAGACATCCCTGAACCTGTGGACCCTCAGATCTGTCAGGCCATGTGCGCCATCATGAAGCTTTCCTTTGAAGAAGAGTACCGGCGCGCCATGAACGAACTAGGTCGGTGAGACCACCGTTCCCGGTCCCCCCCCACAATCCGGGACTTGGTTCAACATACCATAATAgaactttttaatttctttttttcgacatgctatactaaaacttaaaaaaaaaaaaaaattgttcacaGACTATAttaatattctttattttattttaaatattattattttttgacatactataatcaGTCATAACTACAATCTGGGACATGACTAAAATATACTATAATgagaattttaatttaaattttttcgacatactatatcaggactttttattttaattttttccacaaacaaaattttatttttatttaattatgttgttgttgacatACTGTTCTGTGAAGTGTATTTgttgtgtatgtattgtatatatttgtttacatatgttttgtgtgtgcaggcGGGCTGCAGGTGGTGTGtattaatatatgtgtgtgtgtgtgtgcgtgtgtgtgtgtgtgtgtgtgtgtgtgtgtgtgtgtgtaggcgggCTGCAGGTGGTGGCCGACCTCCTCCACCTGGACCAGGACATGTACGGCGCGCTGAGCGACCCCATCAACCTGGCGCTGCGCCGCTACGCCGGCATGGCCGTCACCAACCTCACCTTCGGAGACGTCGCCAACAAGGTCTCCATAGCAACCACACAGCAACCACACAGAAACCACACTCCAAtataacatgctatactttgacttttttatttttttgacatactatgacttttttacttttcaacatactattctatgactttttgtatttttcgacataatttactatgacttttttaatttttttgacatactatactatatgactttttgtatttttcgacatactatactatgactttttgtatttttttgacatactatactatgactttttgtatttttttgacatactatactatgactttttgtattttttcgacatactatgctatgacttttatatttttcgacatactatactatgactttttgtatttttcgacatactatactatgacttttaatttttttgacatactatactatgactttttttacttttttcgacatgctatactaagactttttgtattttttgacatactatactatgacttttaatttttttgacatactatactatgacttttaattttttcgacatactatactatgacttttatatttttcgacatactatactatgactttttgtatttttcgacatactatactatgacttttaatttttttgacatactatactatgactttttttacttttttcgacatgctatactaagactttttgtattttttgacatactatactatgactttaaatttttttgacatactatactatgacttttaattttttcgacatactatactatgacttttaatttttttgacatactatactatgactttttgtatttttcgacatactatactacgactttttgtatttttttgacatactatactatgacttattgtattttttcgacatactatactatgacttttatatttttcgacatactatactatgactttttttacttatttcgacatgctatactaagactttttgtattttttgacatactagactatgactttttgtattttttcgacatactatactatgactttttgtatttttcgacatactctactataacttttatatttttcgacatattatacattgacttttttacttttcgacatactattctat carries:
- the LOC117940784 gene encoding adenomatous polyposis coli protein 2-like; the protein is IPEPVDPQICQAMCAIMKLSFEEEYRRAMNELGGLQVVADLLHLDQDMYGALSDPINLALRRYAGMAVTNLTFGDVANKVSIATTQQPHRNHTPI